The Coffea arabica cultivar ET-39 chromosome 2c, Coffea Arabica ET-39 HiFi, whole genome shotgun sequence genome includes the window TGCTCCCCGCTCATCCAATGACAGGATAAAACCAATTGAGTTCACAGCTTTAAGCTATTTCAAGTAAATCAAATAATTGAAGAATGCCATTCTAATAATCCATGAGATAAAATCAAACCTTCCACAGCAAGCAGGTAGAAGGAGAACCTCCTTACTCCCAACATACTCAGCTTCAGTTGTTGCATTATATAAAAGCGATAATGGCAGTGATTCCCATGTTTGACTATCAGGAATACAAAAGCGTGCTTCATGAACTATCTGACAATCATCAACAAAGCATCTGATCCAATTATCTAGTAATCCACCCATCATATTGGTTGTTTCCCACAAAGTGTTTCTCCATGTTCCACACCCTATGTGTGAGATCATAATTATTCCAGACATGGAGACAGCATTTTCATTTTCCTGGTTTTTTGAGCTAGACTTGTCAGGGTGGCTCTCCTGCCAGTTAGGGCAGCCCATGACTCCTAAAACAATCTCTCCATCAACTACAAGAGCCAAGCCTACCTGAAAATTCAGTTCACGTGCTTACCTCAATTTGAAAAAGAGAACAATTgaaataattggaaattctacTCCAAGTGATTGCGGAGCGTATAAACTATTCGAATTGGCACGAAAAATGCATAAAGGTAGGTGCTACTAAGAAAGTGAAGTCAAAGAGTTGACTATTTATATCTTGCACAGAAAATACATTAGCAGAACACTGGATTGTAAGCAACCCTACTATTATCTATAAGATGTTGTCTCAATAGATGGAGAACCACTCGAGCAAAGCACAACTTACCACATAAAGAGCCTCACTACCTCTTACAAATCCTCTGGTACCATCTATGGGATCCAATACCTAAAACATGTCATTGACAGTAATCATTAGGAGAAGGCTATGAGAAAGAAACTATAACATCAAATGTAAAACAACATTCATATCATTTTCACGTGCAGGGAAGTAATTGGATATGTTATACACATTTCAACATTGTCAGAGGATCCGCCATCAATCACACATGCAGAGAGACACAAGGACAAATTAACTGACATATTTGGGAGTTAAAGGCTCAGGTTAACAGCTAAAGAGAAGCTCTGCAGCCAATTCTATTATTTCAGCCTTAAACACTATTTAAATACCAATTTTCTCCTTCCTCAAGCCAACTCTTGTTTGTAACTACCTCTATCTTCTGTCTAAAAGTTTTCACTCAGTtctgatttttgttttaaatatgTTATACACATTTTCGAGAACAATCTCGTCcgcaaaacaaaacaatgaaaaGCATAACAGCTATTTATGGTATCAACAtagctgttctgggttcattgaataagaatttaaaaagtcaaaataactcACCCAATAAGTGGCTGGCTTAGGTCCAAAAGCATAGGCATCCTTGCCCCCTCGGTCAATTGCCTCTAAAACATCATCTTGTGTCAGTTTATCTCTGGAAGTTGCTATATCAGCAAGCACATCAACCACAGCATCAACCAGATTGTTCGTACGCAGAAACATGGAGTCCTCTTCTGCTACCAGAGGAATAGAAGGAAATAATTTGCTCATTTCTACAAAAGCAAGGGGATAAAAAGTCATAAATACCAGACAGAGAGGAGCAGTTGACGTAAATCATTTTCCATGGACAAACACGAAGTTTCTGTTTCAAGATTTATTGTATAACTCGACAAATTTGTTtaaaaatgagtttccagaACTGGCTCCCTGAAAATCTTACTTTAAATGAAGCAAGCCATGAAGCATAAACAGTGCTAAACCCAATAAAGCAGACGGAATCTGTTATTCATCACTATGCAAGTCTTGGTGATTCTATGATTAGCTGTAGCACTACGCCCAATTCTCTTGTCAATGCAGTTCAGTAACAATGATGTATCCGATAAAAGAAATTTGGCAAAAGTCACTTTATTAGTCATCTAGGCATTTATAACATGGACTAAAATGTTAAAAGAATGGGCTAAAGAAGTTTCAATGACTAACAAAAGGAAGCTCTGAGTAATCTTGTACACCATTCGTGAATGCAGCCTCTGGAAAACTCTTACTCCTATGTGTACTGAAGACAGTTTTCAATCGGGTCAGGAGGTTGTAAAGTACATATCTTCTTGCAATATATCTCATGACTCTAATGTGGATAGAGTACATATTTGTTGTACTTATCTGTTGCTAATCAGCACCAGAACCACAAACTCACAAGAATTGTGAAGTGCAGTACTGCACCAAAACTCGCAAACTTTTATATAACAACTAAAACTTTAGATCTGCTATAGATGCAATATCCTGTTAAAAAGACGAATGTGGTGGTACTCATGCAAAGGAGCTTAGTAAAATGCAATAATTTCACCACCATGGGTGGAGGGCAGGAGAAAAGACATTATTACCTAAGCTAACAAGAGCCTGCACCCCAAAATCTGCAATTGTCACAGGGGTTTGATCATTTTTCTCGAGGATACTTCCATCACTCGAGAACAAAGATTTTTTCACCTAAACGATTTGACACAATCCCATGTTCtcaataaaacaaaaatgaaatcattttttttttccaccaaTAGAACCAACTGCTAACTTGACGAATGAACTTATAACAAAAATAATCAAGATAAGTACTGTATTTTTTTTCTGGGCTCATGATGTCAAGAAAtcataaaatgataaaatagaTAAACTAGTTTGAAAAGATATGCGTATTTCCAGAAAAGATTTGA containing:
- the LOC113725915 gene encoding putative 3'(2'),5'-bisphosphate nucleotidase, mitochondrial isoform X2, translated to MDLLRYSISRLPTANPHLNFPAPLRRRSFTVRSSLSLPFSEEKAVYYKHLEAAVDVVDRACRLCVHVKKSLFSSDGSILEKNDQTPVTIADFGVQALVSLEEDSMFLRTNNLVDAVVDVLADIATSRDKLTQDDVLEAIDRGGKDAYAFGPKPATYWVLDPIDGTRGFVRGSEALYVVGLALVVDGEIVLGVMGCPNWQESHPDKSSSKNQENENAVSMSGIIMISHIGCGTWRNTLWETTNMMGGLLDNWIRCFVDDCQIVHEARFCIPDSQTWESLPLSLLYNATTEAEYVGSKEVLLLPACCGSLCKYLMVASGRASVFIQGAKAGKAIKAWDHAVGIICVHEAGGKVTDWRGSELDFAADQVKRRIIFPSGGVLVTNDSLHRAILEIISSGSLVDS
- the LOC113725915 gene encoding putative 3'(2'),5'-bisphosphate nucleotidase, mitochondrial isoform X1; translation: MDLLRYSISRLPTANPHLNFPAPLRRRSFTVRSSLSLPFSEEKAVYYKHLEAAVDVVDRACRLCVHVKKSLFSSDGSILEKNDQTPVTIADFGVQALVSLEMSKLFPSIPLVAEEDSMFLRTNNLVDAVVDVLADIATSRDKLTQDDVLEAIDRGGKDAYAFGPKPATYWVLDPIDGTRGFVRGSEALYVVGLALVVDGEIVLGVMGCPNWQESHPDKSSSKNQENENAVSMSGIIMISHIGCGTWRNTLWETTNMMGGLLDNWIRCFVDDCQIVHEARFCIPDSQTWESLPLSLLYNATTEAEYVGSKEVLLLPACCGSLCKYLMVASGRASVFIQGAKAGKAIKAWDHAVGIICVHEAGGKVTDWRGSELDFAADQVKRRIIFPSGGVLVTNDSLHRAILEIISSGSLVDS